The following are encoded in a window of Salinibacter ruber DSM 13855 genomic DNA:
- the rsmA gene encoding 16S rRNA (adenine(1518)-N(6)/adenine(1519)-N(6))-dimethyltransferase RsmA has translation MSIPFRPKQSLGQNFLHDPNMAEKIVGTLTAPPEAHVVEVGAGTGVLTERLAERHDRLTALEIDERAVEVLRERVPEADVRETDVRETDWAALADEKGGPLRVISNTPYYLTSPILFALLGQRDCLAEAVLTMQKEVAERIVAEPSTKAYGILSVLLQLFAEPTLCFTVPPQVFSPQPDVTSAVVRIRFGPDTEPEDLHFDDARRYVRAAFNQRRKMLRNSLSAWTKEQDVGFPNDWGRKRAEALTPDEFATLARHLDAHADPVPDA, from the coding sequence GGGACGCTGACGGCCCCGCCGGAGGCCCACGTCGTGGAGGTGGGGGCCGGCACCGGCGTGCTTACCGAACGGCTGGCCGAGCGGCACGACCGGCTCACGGCCCTGGAGATTGACGAGCGGGCCGTGGAGGTCCTCCGCGAGCGCGTCCCCGAGGCGGACGTGCGGGAGACGGACGTGCGGGAGACGGACTGGGCCGCCCTCGCCGACGAGAAGGGCGGGCCGCTCCGCGTCATCAGCAACACGCCGTACTACCTCACGAGCCCGATCCTCTTCGCCCTGCTGGGGCAGCGAGACTGCCTCGCCGAGGCGGTGCTCACGATGCAGAAAGAGGTGGCCGAGCGGATCGTCGCGGAGCCGAGCACCAAGGCGTACGGCATTCTCAGTGTCCTGCTGCAGCTCTTCGCCGAGCCGACCCTCTGCTTTACGGTGCCGCCGCAGGTCTTCTCCCCCCAGCCCGACGTCACGAGCGCGGTGGTCCGTATTCGATTCGGCCCCGACACGGAGCCCGAGGATCTTCACTTCGACGACGCGCGCCGCTACGTGCGGGCGGCCTTCAACCAGCGCCGCAAGATGCTCCGCAACAGCCTGAGCGCCTGGACGAAGGAGCAGGACGTCGGCTTCCCGAACGACTGGGGCCGGAAGCGGGCCGAGGCGCTCACGCCCGACGAGTTCGCGACGCTCGCTCGTCACCTGGACGCCCACGCCGACCCGGTCCCCGACGCCTAA